In Pseudophryne corroboree isolate aPseCor3 chromosome 7, aPseCor3.hap2, whole genome shotgun sequence, a single window of DNA contains:
- the LOC134944205 gene encoding alpha-aspartyl dipeptidase-like isoform X4 — protein MVSSIHAEGSVIKCRERGSADLSVTCDTTVQLLCTPPAGDPSPEMTLNRHLLLISNSTLHGGGYLEHCQDNIQRFLGAKVKRVLFIPYALHDRDSYATTARQKFEGLGYALDSVHEAADPVDAVQKSEAIFIGGGNTFRLLKDLYDHGLVSVIRKRVIEDGIPYIGSSAGTNVATVSINTTNDMPIVYPPSLQALGLVPFNINPHFLDPEPSSRHMGETREQRICQYHLEPQTPPVLGLREGCMLLVEGNRATLLGITNARLFTRGKSPTEHAPGQDFSFLLDP, from the exons GTCAGCAGTATCCACGCTGAGGGCAGTGTAATAAAGTGCAGAGAAAGAGGATCTGCTGATCTCAGTGTGACATGTGACACAACCGTACAGCTTCTCTGCACCCCTCCTGCCGGAGACCCATCGCCAGAGATGACGCTGAATAGACACCTGCTGCTTATTTCCAACTCAACCCTCCATGGAGGGGGTTACCTGGAGCACTGCCAGGACAATATACAGAGGTTTCTGGGGGC AAAAGTGAAACGCGTCCTTTTCATCCCTTACGCTCTGCATGACCGAGATTCCTACGCTACAACAGCGCGACAGAAGTTTGAAGGTTTGG GTTACGCCTTAGACAGCGTACATGAAGCTGCGGATCCCGTAGACGCGGTACAGAAGTCAGAGGCCATATTTATTG GCGGCGGTAACACGTTCCGGCTCTTAAAGGATTTGTACGATCATGGTTTGGTTTCGGTCATTAGGAAAAGAGTGATTGAG GATGGGATCCCTTACATTGGCTCCAGTGCAGGTACCAATGTGGCTACGGTTAGCATCAACACCACCAATGACATGCCAATCGTGTACCCACCCTCTCTGCAAGCGCTTGGGCTGGTGCCTTTCAACATAAACCCTCACTTCTTGGACCCGGAGCCCAGCAGCAGACACATGGGG GAGACCCGGGAACAGCGGATATGCCAGTACCACCTAGAACCCCAGACTCCTCCTGTCCTG GGTCTGCGTGAGGGATGCATGCTGCTAGTGGAAGGAAATAGGGCGACACTTCTGGGCATAACTAACGCCCGTCTGTTTACAAG
- the LOC134944205 gene encoding alpha-aspartyl dipeptidase-like isoform X2, with the protein MTLNRHLLLISNSTLHGGGYLEHCQDNIQRFLGAKVKRVLFIPYALHDRDSYATTARQKFEGLGYALDSVHEAADPVDAVQKSEAIFIGGGNTFRLLKDLYDHGLVSVIRKRVIEDGIPYIGSSAGTNVATVSINTTNDMPIVYPPSLQALGLVPFNINPHFLDPEPSSRHMGETREQRICQYHLEPQTPPVLGLREGCMLLVEGNRATLLGITNARLFTRGKSPTEHAPGQDFSFLLDP; encoded by the exons ATGACGCTGAATAGACACCTGCTGCTTATTTCCAACTCAACCCTCCATGGAGGGGGTTACCTGGAGCACTGCCAGGACAATATACAGAGGTTTCTGGGGGC AAAAGTGAAACGCGTCCTTTTCATCCCTTACGCTCTGCATGACCGAGATTCCTACGCTACAACAGCGCGACAGAAGTTTGAAGGTTTGG GTTACGCCTTAGACAGCGTACATGAAGCTGCGGATCCCGTAGACGCGGTACAGAAGTCAGAGGCCATATTTATTG GCGGCGGTAACACGTTCCGGCTCTTAAAGGATTTGTACGATCATGGTTTGGTTTCGGTCATTAGGAAAAGAGTGATTGAG GATGGGATCCCTTACATTGGCTCCAGTGCAGGTACCAATGTGGCTACGGTTAGCATCAACACCACCAATGACATGCCAATCGTGTACCCACCCTCTCTGCAAGCGCTTGGGCTGGTGCCTTTCAACATAAACCCTCACTTCTTGGACCCGGAGCCCAGCAGCAGACACATGGGG GAGACCCGGGAACAGCGGATATGCCAGTACCACCTAGAACCCCAGACTCCTCCTGTCCTG GGTCTGCGTGAGGGATGCATGCTGCTAGTGGAAGGAAATAGGGCGACACTTCTGGGCATAACTAACGCCCGTCTGTTTACAAG
- the LOC134944205 gene encoding alpha-aspartyl dipeptidase-like isoform X1, which produces MNVSSIHAEGSVIKCRERGSADLSVTCDTTVQLLCTPPAGDPSPEMTLNRHLLLISNSTLHGGGYLEHCQDNIQRFLGAKVKRVLFIPYALHDRDSYATTARQKFEGLGYALDSVHEAADPVDAVQKSEAIFIGGGNTFRLLKDLYDHGLVSVIRKRVIEDGIPYIGSSAGTNVATVSINTTNDMPIVYPPSLQALGLVPFNINPHFLDPEPSSRHMGETREQRICQYHLEPQTPPVLGLREGCMLLVEGNRATLLGITNARLFTRGKSPTEHAPGQDFSFLLDP; this is translated from the exons ATGAAT GTCAGCAGTATCCACGCTGAGGGCAGTGTAATAAAGTGCAGAGAAAGAGGATCTGCTGATCTCAGTGTGACATGTGACACAACCGTACAGCTTCTCTGCACCCCTCCTGCCGGAGACCCATCGCCAGAGATGACGCTGAATAGACACCTGCTGCTTATTTCCAACTCAACCCTCCATGGAGGGGGTTACCTGGAGCACTGCCAGGACAATATACAGAGGTTTCTGGGGGC AAAAGTGAAACGCGTCCTTTTCATCCCTTACGCTCTGCATGACCGAGATTCCTACGCTACAACAGCGCGACAGAAGTTTGAAGGTTTGG GTTACGCCTTAGACAGCGTACATGAAGCTGCGGATCCCGTAGACGCGGTACAGAAGTCAGAGGCCATATTTATTG GCGGCGGTAACACGTTCCGGCTCTTAAAGGATTTGTACGATCATGGTTTGGTTTCGGTCATTAGGAAAAGAGTGATTGAG GATGGGATCCCTTACATTGGCTCCAGTGCAGGTACCAATGTGGCTACGGTTAGCATCAACACCACCAATGACATGCCAATCGTGTACCCACCCTCTCTGCAAGCGCTTGGGCTGGTGCCTTTCAACATAAACCCTCACTTCTTGGACCCGGAGCCCAGCAGCAGACACATGGGG GAGACCCGGGAACAGCGGATATGCCAGTACCACCTAGAACCCCAGACTCCTCCTGTCCTG GGTCTGCGTGAGGGATGCATGCTGCTAGTGGAAGGAAATAGGGCGACACTTCTGGGCATAACTAACGCCCGTCTGTTTACAAG